The sequence tatttatgaaagggGCCAAGTACGTTTCTTAGTTAACTTTTCATCTAAGCTAAATGGCAATCTAAAAACTCTTTGTCACCTTCCATTCCAATTTTCCAATGTATCACCTTAAAGAGACATTATGGCTGGAAGTGAAAATTATTACCGAATTCACCCTCAAAGTGGTGAACATCTTAATCAGAAAGATTCCATAATTGATGAGGAAGAACCGGCAGATTTCAATCTAATCAGCATGCCAAAAGCACtttgcatatatatttggtcTAGATGATTCAAGTGGTTTGGTTCACAGCAAAGCAACTTTATAACAAGTCATCACGCATTGCTTCCACTTGGTCTAAAACTTTTACGAAGAAGAAACTCATCTGAAAATAAGTCCTAGAACATGGACGAATGTGTGGTGTCGAGCAGTCAGACACAAAGATAGGTGGAAGTAATGCCGCAACGCAAAGCTTATACATTTGTTTATGAGAAATAGAATAGAAACAAACTCCTAGGGCTCTACTTGTAGGATCACTCAAATTAACAGCTTTACATCTTACCTCTCCGCGTTAGTGAAAGCAAATGGGTATCATAAATGGTCTTAGATGATCCATTCAAATTCATAGAGGTATATGTTACCTTGTAATTCCAGAAGGAAGTGAAAACAAAGTACATCTCAATGAATATGCTGCCAAAGGGAAGCAATCCTCCCATCATAGAGACTACAGAAGATGTCAGGTACCACTTCTTGTTTGGGATCGGACGAGGGATGGTTTTCACACGGCATGGATTGTTCGGAGCACCACTCCAGTTTCTTCCAATAACTGTACCCAAAAGTGCTAggggaaaagaaataaaagccCATATGACAAAAACAACCACCATAGTACCAAAGGGGATGGCTGCTAGGGACCCATAGAATATCGCAATAGTGTTCAAAATAAAGCCAATCCCAAAGCACAGGAATGGGAAAAGTGAAGCTGTGAGAATCATCGACTTGATCCAATTCTTACCTGCAGTGAGGATGAGCAGCATAAGAACAATATGAAAAACATACCAGTATTACATTAACTGAAGTATAAATGTGGCAAAGAAAGAATGAGTCCCAGAAAAGTTGAAACCAGCAGCATGACAGTCATACCGCCATGACGAGAATACATCCCACCACTGACATAGCCTGAAATGAATGATGTGAAAGCATAACATATTATGAAAGTAGTGACAATTGCTCCTCGCCTGAATAAAGCATACACCAAAAATTGTTATAAGGTAATAATCCTCTGTTAACGATATGGTTAGTGCATGAACAGAAAGCGAACAGCAGTGGATTTTCCACTCTGCTAATTGAAATAATGATCCTTCAGTTTTGCTGAACTTTGAAAAGAAAGGTTTGGGTAGAAAAGGGAGAGGGATGAAACCAGAAAGGTGTTCGGAGATTTCAATGTTCAAGTACATTAAATCACGCCATACCCGACATACAACATTCCGACAATAGCACATAAGATGACAAGAAGAACCAGCAATGCCAGTTGTGCACCGGTTCCAACAAGGGCAGAGAGTAAAACTAGGCTGCGAGGGGTCCGAAATACGTCTCCATGAACAAGTTTCCAACCAGACTCTTCATTGACATCTCTTTCCTGCACATAAAGAGTTTAAACCCATCAGCAATAGACTATGAAACAATCCAAAACCGAAAATACGGCCATTACCAGGGTTTCTAGATCGTCATCCTCACGAGCATATTTAGCATAATCATTTCGCAAAGTTCGCATCAATATCATTGATACCAGACCGGTAAGAAACATAACCATCATGAAGGAATTGAAAATGGAGAACCAATGTATCTGCAAGGAGTAGAAAGTAAGTCAAAACTCAACACCTCAAGTTTGTAATTACTATCAGAAAATATCCAGTAATCCACTTATGTCTCTTTTATGCTGTGAAGAGTTAAGCTCATTTAACCAATACGTTTACATGAAAGGGAAATCTGTAGAAATGTCATATTTCCAGAAACCAACTAAACCAccatttcatattattttctgGAAACTGACATGAAGATGGAAAATTTTCTTCACATATGACATCCTTGCATGAATGTCAATGCTACCTGATGCTCAAAAAATGGGTAGTCGAGGTAGACATCAAAACGGCGTGCAAAAGTTATATCTGTTGGATTCCATTTCACAGAGTACGTCATGTCCAACGTACTTCCCACTTCCAAGGGTTTTGGGTTCTGTTGAGTTAGGTTTACTTGAATGATCTACAAGACAAAGCAAGTTAGCTAGAGGAAGCTGAAAAAATGACACTCTAAAAACAGCATTTAAACAGCTTCTGACTTGATCTTTGTTGTACAACACATTTATGATTTTGTGTGTATAGAGCACATGCTTGTTGTCACCATTTCTTTCAGAATGTAGCTCACCAACAAAGCCTGCAAAAGAAAGTAATTTTCAGTTAAAACATCTGTGCATTGTTATCTTCAGAGTACACTAATATTCAGAAATAAGTCCAAGGGAAGCATACCCCATAAAGGCAGATCATCTGAACCCGTGGTCAGCACAACAGcaacaacagaaaatgaaaatagaaattagaTATGGCACTAATATCCAAAAGTACACCCGAAAAAAGCTGAAAAGGCACTCAAACTAGGCGAGTCTTTGTCTTGTGCAGCGTGTGTCTGTGTCTTTGTGAAGCCAAATTCAGTTGACTATGGATACTGTAGGAAATAGGTTCAAGAACCATGGACAAGCCTTATCAACAATAACATCTTCGGCACATCATAGTGCTAAGACAAAACGACTATAATGGTCCACTCATATTTGCTCAATAATATGCTGTCTCTCCTCCAGaacttatatgtattatacTGAATAAAAGGCTAAATTAACCAAAACTAGTCTCCCTAACAATATTTTCCGAgatataagaatattttaaataaaacgaAAAATTACGAGAAAAGCATTGAGACCGCATGACAGAGCGATAAGCTTTgagtaaaaatgaaatacatgtaACAACAGAGAACAGCAAATAGATCAagtatattttagttaaaaacaGTACAGGTCATGATACCATGAATACGTATCAGTCACATTAGGATGATAGCATATACTGTAATAGTGTTTCATAGTCTTACATTTACTGCATGCTCGATTTTACCCCCACAGAATTTAACCATCACGATACAAGtgagaaacaaaagaataagCATGTGACATACCcatgaaaaattcaaaccagtaattattttcaatagcATCCTTGAATTGTTTGACTTTTTCTTCATCAAGTTCAAGCTCACAAATGGTAGTCTTCTCCACCGGTTCTGCCaaacgaaaaaaattaactatataatCTGATAAAATAGCACCTGAATACATGATAGAGTCGAGAGATCTACGTACACatacttttgaattttatgtcAATCAGACTATCAATAAGCTCATTTCCACCCAATACCTCACCAAGACCACCCCACTTGTGAGCAGCATTGCCTGATGGATGACAAAATGGAAGGCTGTAATAATTGTATGTTTCTTGCGGATTATGGTATGGCCCTACTTTATTTACCCAAAGGGTGACAGGTTCATCGGGTTGATACTgcaaaagaaaggaaaagagtgTGAGAGATTTTGCAGCCGAAGTAATGAACAATGTCAAGATTCTCAAGCAGAATACAATAGGACAAAACAAGAGGAAATAAATGTCCATTCCAGTGACAAATATGCTATGGATAAATAAATGTTTCTAGTACTTTTACAGGGTGGTTTTATTGGTTTCGGTAAAGACTTTCTTTGATGGTGGAAGTTAATATGGTTAAAGTATAACAGAAGATTCTACTTTGCTGATCACGACCACATCAGTAGACAAATCCCATAGATGAGGggatatatttgaaattattcagGAAATAACAAGGGCACTAATTATACCAGTATGTATAAACCACCAAAAGAAGGTAAAAAATCgtcacaaaaacaaaaacaaaatattgaaaagcCAATGTGGGTGCTCGAATTAAGATCCTCCAACATCACACGAAATCTGAACAACCAAAAGGCACAGGAGAATAACAAGGACCAAACTGTCATGCTAACTACCAGCCAATGTAGGCCTACGGCAAGCCCAATCGTAATCCCACTTTTTGATGAgcctaattaaatatgagcATGGTGACTTGCAGCATTCAAAGTGACCCTGTGAATTGTGAGTAACCTTGAGTCTTAAAGGGATTGCCCAATAACAACATTGACCTCTCATgtagtttaatataattacatattcaGGAAACCTAACTAATGTAAGCTCTATAATAAGTTCTTTGCTAGAAGTTTACTTAGACAAAGAAGTGCAGATATCAGGACAAAATCTTTGAAATGACTTTGACCAATAACTTCGAGTTTTTATGTCAggttattgttatttatagagattttaatttttttatggctttagttttttattgaaatgttTAATGCTATTGCTTacaagttttgaatttttttcaatttcattaactCAAAAGTTTTATCTAGTGCATCTCACAAGATAAGTTTCTCCATCCCAAATATCATTGTGTAGTCCagtttttgttaataaaagtCTAATAGCGTAAGTTAGTGTTAAAAACTGTGAGTTAAgccaaaaagaatttatagtTGATCTTGAGTCTAGGTCATCAAGCCCAATGGAACTTGAGCTTGACCCAATGTAAGCTCGTTCATAAAGCTTCATTCACAGCCTTAATATTTGGTACAAGGACTCATCATGTgcacaaatataaatttagataGAAAGGGGTTCCatttaaataatcttttaaattcaCTAATTTGGCCATAGACCTTTTCCATTCCTTTGTCCGCCTCATTTAGAGTACACAATTGaacttgaacaaaaatttcCGTGTTATGGAAATGATAACcttaatttttacaaacaaTTCAAGTGCATATTGCTGAACATAACAATATATAGCAGGAAAGGCCTTTGCTGAGCTGCCATTACCTTGTACCTAACACCGTAAATACCATGATGCATAAGTTACAAACACATGCACAGGCAGTTCTTTTGTTTCACTTAAGATACTACATAGAAAATACATTAAGGACGTATCTTATGCTGATCATGAATAAAGGAACACCAAATCACAAAAATgtattcaaagaaaaaacagtTGAATGTAAAAAAAGTAGACAGATGCCGTGAAATTTCCTAAAATGCGATCACCATAGTGTACAACATCGTAAAATCTTAAGTGTATTGGCAATAAAAATTGACCTCCAAAGTCCATGGCCACTTTTGTTGATTTAGGTGCTAactataaaatgaaatgaacgGACAGAAATAGCCATCCTCAAATCATAAAACCAACAGCTTTCATTTGGAGTTAATATCAGAAGAAAACAGGGACTACGAATTTTATGTTGGCATTGTCACATAATACAACCTCAGTTTCAGTTTCTCAATCATCATTCTCTTCAAGCCACCATTTTTCACAAGAAAGTGCCCCGGTGAATAAACAACTACAATAAACAACTTTAGCATCAATCTCCTGTCAAAATATATGGCTTTTTTTATATGGACCTGGTATAGAACATCAAATGGTTTGGATCATATCCCATCAGCAATGAGGCCTAAATTATGCTAGTGTATGATCTTTCCACACCCAGATCATACAAGAAAATTCCCAATGTATATGGCAATTGACGACCTAGCCAACTAAGTCATCCTAAAATCAGCCAGTAAAAGTTGGTCAAGCTAGAGCAAACATTTGAAATCAACATACTGCCATTCACCTACCTATACTCCCCTTCCCAGAGGTCATACATATCCCACGCCAACCATGGACAGTGTAGGTACGATgataagaacgttcaaaatgccTTACAACTTAACTGACGCCACAACACATTTTCATAGGCCGGATTCCCATTGATGGAGCAGGAAACCACACTACATCCCATTTATCGCTAGAACGACCATGATAAACAAGTCAAGATCTCAAATGGATCTTAACAGTCAGCACATTCCTTAAccaatttaactaaataatCCGGCACGTCTCACCACACCAATTTAATCTAAGCAACTCAGGGACACTTTTTCCACCAGTCAAATGTAAAAACACCAACAACATTTTCCTTAACGAAATTAGTCCAAGCTTATACGCATAAGACAGCTAAAGTTAGGGTTTAACGCGTCACGGATCGAGGTGAGACGAACGATATGATGATCATACAAGTGTACCTTGTGATCGGACTCGGAAGCGAGCGCCGGCGAGAGGAAGAGGATGACGGCAGCGAGTAGACAGAATGATCGTCGGACGGTGAGCGGCATTGGGTAGTGGGTCGCCGGCGACGGTGAGAATCTTTaatcgggtcgggtcgggtcgtGCGGTAATGGGGGAGGAAAATGAAATCCGAGGTTTTATTATTGTAGTTTACTATGCACTGGGAGTAATTTGGAGCACATGCAATGTGTgcaaaataaagtatttattaaatatatttattaaataaattacaaaatacttcaaattatatatgaaatagtaaattaaaataaataataaattacttataaaaatttattaagagaagataattatataatataaaaaaaatatcaaaatataattacacacaATAATGACAATTTCTTATAATAgtcttaatttaaattgaaaatactaTTCCGTTCCGTTGCAGTTGGCACCAGTTCGGTGCTAATTACAATATAGTGCATGTATTCGATTTTGGTgcactaaattgcaaaaataccttttgtgttttaaaaagttggtacaaaacttttttttgttttaaaaataggcaaaatattcactgtatttttttaattcaacacacgtttttttttctttttttaaagtgtaatggaattaaatttttacatatagggcattttagtcataattgtaataaaaaatcatacaagGATGTCAAAACAGTCCCCAAGTCGCACCACTCGCGCGTGTAGTGCACTCTCCGTCAAATCCTAACAGCGAAGGGGTTTTTTTGCAGGGGTTTACAAAATACGacgtttttttatttttgcctattttcagATCACAAggatttttttggttaatttaacaaaacacACGAGGTAAAATGGAATTTAGCCATTTTGGTCAGACCTGTTCTATTGAACGCAGTTACATATTAATAACGCGAGacaattttgattgatttaagttaaattgaattcaaattattgtattttttttggaaaaaataaatagatgatTCGCGTATAAATATAGTAATATCTACAATATGagtattgaatataatttaaaattaaaaaaaatattataactttattttacttttttctttaatttattaagtagCAGGTCAACCAGCACACCCATTGTTGTGAAATAcccaatttgaattataactATTGTTCAAATTGTGAGTTTGTCACAACAGTTGCGCGGGCCTCAATCTATTTTACTCAGTACTTACTTTGTCTGAGGGCCGTCAGTTTGGTGCATCAAGTGCAACAAAAACGCTTTCATCCGAGCTTGAATACCTAACAGTTGCAATAACAATAAATCTTTTTACTGCAAAATATCATTccattttatcttaattatatatatatacacgtcaCAGGCATAAAAGAACGtcttaaatatacaaataacgcaacacacacatatataattataatacaaaatacaacacagattcaatataaaaaatttgaaccaaaaaactaaatttttgtaaatagtCAACTCGCGTTCAAGAAATAAAACTTATCAATTTTACAGTAGAGTcggtttatattttattcgcgacaaaaaaaaaaaagaagtgtcatatttaaattttttattcaattaaaaatgacTACTTATTGTCATCATTTACTtcactattattattgtagttgagaataattaatatttattcataaatttgaaattaattaaaaacctTTTGGGGAGTGCATCACTAGAAGAATCTCTACATTCATTTAAGCAAGTGGACCCTAAATCAAACCTTAATTTGATGGCCAATTTAAAGTCTTTTTATAGCTTTTCTATAGGTCTTAGTCCCCTCTTTCTTGCCACATGCAATTCTCCATAGCGACTATTACGATCCCCTATCCTTatgtttagtgtaattatatataaatttgatgtggtttaaaaaattacgttTAATATTTCTGGGGTTTGCTTCCCTATGACAATTGTCTCCCCCGTTAGTCAGAATTCACTGAAtctgctgatattaacaagaaaattgaatgaaatttgatatttaacctcgattgacttattgtagaaaaaataaaatttttgaaaataaattacccttataataaatcatcacatgcattaacgtatgaagacgtatgaggataattttatcataaaaaaatttatttgaccttcgataaatcaattaaggataaatatatacggtttttcttgttaatatcagtaattttggtaaattttaactaacgaataaactaattatttgttaGGTAGAAGCAAATATCAcgagtaataaatataatttttcaaattataaagagtctatatatatatgtatatatttcttaatcaATTAGGCAAGTTGGCACATGGCATtaactataagaaaataattaaaaaataataacttttcATTTAGGTAGAAGCACATGGCATCAAGACTAAGACttaaattgagaaaagtgtattttatttattgttttcctAATGTCTTAAAATGACTGGtcgaaattaaataaagtgaaaaCACGTCTATTGTGACATTGACATGAATTTATTAGCACTTTTACTTGCATGCCAAAGCATAAACTAGATGCATGACGACTTTCTCCACGTATTCCATTGAAAAAAGCGTgcattgttattattattattatttttcttttgacagAGACAAAAGCGTGCATTATTATCATTacggtaaattacattttatcatTCGAACTGTGCCCCATTTTACactttgatattaattttttttttgtcaacttaccatctcaattttacaaaactttgtactttgtcatttataattattttcaactaaattttgttgaaaaactaccagggtaaaattatattttttgtcccataagtggatttgtttctaattttagtCACACACTCAGggcaattcgcacatttgtcccatatgtggtttttttttttcaatttaaggACCAAGGGGGGGGGTTCTGTCCAAAACTTAACGGCAACTGCTTAATCCGTCAATTGCTGTTAAATGTGGAGGGAAAACATGGagatttggagggaaaattaCAAACTGTCGATTACAAAACAACAGGATGATAgagtacaaaatatatattacatatccTAAAATTAGCAACCTAAAATTCATGCCGAATACATGAAAAATTGGAGTATAtactccaaaaaaaattgaggaagAATCAACCAAAACAATACTTAAACAACACCATAAGCCAAGAtacaaccaaaaaattaaactaaaacagTTGGTCTTCATTACATCTGTGCCATTTTGTCCTCCattctattcaatttttgaagCAATTCGGGTATGACAACCTTTGTCCTTGCACACATCGGCGGGTCTTCCCAACGAAAAAAACCACACctgcttattttttttgtacaccCAAAAAATCTCCTATCTGGGTTGTTGACGGTCCATGAGGTTTTCAAAATTGCATGCCTTCCACAATGACAAAACTTCTCTATTAATAGCC comes from Sesamum indicum cultivar Zhongzhi No. 13 linkage group LG10, S_indicum_v1.0, whole genome shotgun sequence and encodes:
- the LOC105172553 gene encoding transmembrane 9 superfamily member 1, with the translated sequence MPLTVRRSFCLLAAVILFLSPALASESDHKYQPDEPVTLWVNKVGPYHNPQETYNYYSLPFCHPSGNAAHKWGGLGEVLGGNELIDSLIDIKFKKPVEKTTICELELDEEKVKQFKDAIENNYWFEFFMDDLPLWGFVGELHSERNGDNKHVLYTHKIINVLYNKDQIIQVNLTQQNPKPLEVGSTLDMTYSVKWNPTDITFARRFDVYLDYPFFEHQIHWFSIFNSFMMVMFLTGLVSMILMRTLRNDYAKYAREDDDLETLERDVNEESGWKLVHGDVFRTPRSLVLLSALVGTGAQLALLVLLVILCAIVGMLYVGRGAIVTTFIICYAFTSFISGYVSGGMYSRHGGKNWIKSMILTASLFPFLCFGIGFILNTIAIFYGSLAAIPFGTMVVVFVIWAFISFPLALLGTVIGRNWSGAPNNPCRVKTIPRPIPNKKWYLTSSVVSMMGGLLPFGSIFIEMYFVFTSFWNYKVYYVYGFMLLVFLILIIVTVCVTIVSIYFLLNAENYHWQWTSFFSAASTAVYVYFYSIYYYYVKTKMSGLFQTSFYFGYTLMFCLGLGILCGAVGYLGSNMFVRRIYRNIKCD